Proteins encoded in a region of the Metamycoplasma alkalescens genome:
- a CDS encoding Mbov_0121 family peptidase domain-containing ABC transporter translates to MKIRIQEDIKDCGIYALQSLYKFYWKKWLDINQLKYYASYNENGISISNLIEIGKEISIEIEAYKANFEELVNSKINFPCLSIIKIDNFFHYVIIKKIKNGIVETYDSVNGKRELDLLIFKESFSGIVLFVSKSKTNSIKKSFLEKQKTPFQINFSSILVFLIFSFISVLINYFVSFINKFVFSYIQNSEWLQANKNLLLLFWSSITLILISFLNSLASGIIKTKIAKNIKNDFIKKIENAQYQQLMKIEQNEIILRYLSINLISNFYANIFSFWPTFIFFLTLSIPLLFYISFNYIILIISLNLIKTILGYLINIKIFSWSKRNIVRNLNEINDLTFFAKNNDTYSKSFWRNMNFFDFKQTIELNQKNENKINNFNSIKTFLFSLLTLLSNILIFLIFINQKNNNVSEIFFIFQIQNLLNEPINNFQFFLLDKKVNKINIERLFFILDIPEKINNKNQKNPSKISEIKIKNLNFGYSTKTLFSNINLDIKNNLIISGKNGAGKTTFLKILLGYFDDIKNSIFINNIPIENIEKNWLIDNIYFSDKDNNFPNTDLYSYLFWNVEQKDRENILQNKEFLSLLKDLNLDLFSNLFLQKNKFSMGQIQVIKLLPLMIKKYQLILLDESLEFIAKNTLKIIRNLVLEKQENSIFIETSHTKRYLAKNHKIFKLK, encoded by the coding sequence ATGAAAATAAGAATTCAGGAAGATATAAAAGATTGTGGAATCTATGCCTTACAATCGCTATATAAGTTTTATTGAAAAAAATGATTAGATATCAATCAATTAAAGTACTATGCTTCATATAATGAAAATGGAATTTCAATTTCTAATTTAATTGAAATTGGAAAAGAAATTTCAATTGAAATTGAAGCTTATAAAGCAAATTTTGAAGAACTTGTTAATTCAAAAATAAATTTTCCTTGCTTATCAATTATTAAAATTGATAATTTTTTTCACTATGTCATAATCAAAAAAATTAAAAATGGAATTGTTGAAACTTATGATTCAGTCAATGGAAAAAGAGAGCTTGATTTATTAATTTTTAAGGAATCTTTTAGCGGAATTGTACTTTTTGTTTCGAAATCAAAAACAAACAGCATCAAAAAGAGTTTTTTAGAAAAACAAAAGACTCCCTTTCAGATTAATTTTTCATCAATTCTAGTATTTTTAATTTTTAGTTTTATAAGCGTTTTAATAAATTACTTTGTTTCTTTCATAAATAAATTTGTTTTTTCTTACATTCAAAATTCAGAGTGATTGCAAGCAAACAAAAACCTCTTACTTCTATTTTGAAGTTCAATAACCTTAATTCTTATTTCTTTTTTAAATAGTTTGGCATCAGGAATTATAAAAACAAAAATTGCAAAAAATATTAAAAATGATTTTATTAAAAAGATTGAAAATGCCCAATATCAGCAATTAATGAAAATTGAACAAAATGAAATTATTTTAAGGTACTTATCAATAAATTTAATTTCTAATTTTTATGCCAATATTTTTAGTTTTTGGCCAACTTTTATCTTTTTTTTAACGCTTTCAATTCCCTTACTTTTTTATATCAGCTTTAATTACATCATTTTAATTATTAGTTTAAATTTGATTAAAACAATATTAGGTTATCTTATTAATATAAAAATTTTTTCATGATCAAAAAGAAATATTGTAAGAAATCTAAATGAAATAAATGATCTAACTTTTTTTGCAAAAAATAATGACACATACAGCAAAAGTTTTTGAAGAAATATGAATTTTTTTGATTTTAAACAAACTATTGAACTTAATCAAAAAAATGAAAATAAAATCAACAATTTTAATTCAATAAAAACTTTCTTATTTTCACTTCTTACATTATTAAGCAATATTCTAATTTTTTTAATTTTTATTAACCAAAAAAATAACAATGTTTCTGAAATATTTTTTATTTTTCAAATTCAAAATCTTTTAAATGAACCAATAAATAATTTTCAATTTTTCTTGCTTGATAAAAAAGTAAATAAAATCAATATTGAAAGACTTTTTTTCATTCTTGATATTCCTGAAAAAATTAACAATAAAAATCAAAAAAATCCTTCAAAAATAAGCGAAATTAAAATTAAAAATTTAAACTTTGGATACTCAACAAAAACACTTTTTTCAAATATTAATTTAGATATAAAAAACAACCTAATAATTTCTGGAAAAAATGGTGCTGGAAAAACAACATTTTTAAAAATTTTGCTTGGTTATTTTGATGATATTAAAAACTCAATTTTTATTAATAATATACCTATTGAAAACATTGAAAAAAACTGACTAATAGATAATATATATTTTTCAGACAAAGACAATAATTTTCCTAACACTGATTTATATAGTTATTTATTCTGAAATGTTGAACAAAAAGATAGAGAAAATATTCTACAAAACAAAGAATTTCTTTCATTATTAAAAGACTTAAATCTTGACTTATTTTCTAACTTATTTTTACAAAAAAACAAATTTTCAATGGGCCAAATTCAAGTCATAAAATTACTCCCTTTAATGATTAAAAAATACCAATTAATTTTACTTGATGAATCTCTTGAATTTATTGCAAAAAATACACTTAAAATTATTAGAAATCTTGTTTTAGAAAAACAAGAAAATTCAATTTTTATTGAGACAAGTCACACAAAAAGATATCTTGCAAAAAATCATAAAATTTTTAAATTAAAATAA
- a CDS encoding ABC transporter ATP-binding protein produces the protein MEKKKIKKEDTSIIELVDVVKEFEDKTVLDNVNLQIKKGEFITLLGPSGSGKTTILRIIGGFEWVTRGEVKLHGKDIKDLSPHKRDVSTIFQDYALFTHLNVENNIKYGLRLKRIKKENVPKSFEIKLKTQKEKWRKYAEQKMQALDKEFEIYEKELSTNSKLSRRKKEKYQQWIDDMDFKYSYWENYVDLKTETYEKRYLTRRINNAEMDEEVRQIMSLVGLSGNEKKNVNFLSGGMKQRVALARSLVIEPEILLLDEPLSALDAKIREKMQILLRDIQQKLKLTFIFVTHDRNEALQLSDRIAIIRDGKVEQFATPKELYDYPINKWVANFIGDSNFFDATFVKEGRVKFISKTFDTIHTEFKPGQKLDALIRPEDIIITKTKAKAKLTGQIIKSTYSGIYYNYDINLKGKIINVKTPSKHEVGKEVYLNWDIDSIHLMQKDEKFEENQNEMESAND, from the coding sequence ATGGAAAAAAAGAAGATCAAAAAAGAAGATACTTCAATTATTGAATTAGTTGATGTTGTAAAAGAATTTGAAGATAAAACTGTTTTAGATAATGTTAATCTTCAAATTAAAAAAGGTGAATTTATCACCTTGCTTGGGCCCTCTGGTTCAGGAAAAACAACAATCCTAAGAATCATTGGTGGATTTGAATGAGTGACACGTGGAGAAGTTAAACTTCATGGAAAAGATATCAAGGATTTATCCCCACATAAACGTGATGTTTCAACAATCTTTCAAGATTATGCTTTATTTACCCATTTGAATGTTGAAAATAACATTAAATATGGTTTAAGACTTAAGCGAATTAAAAAAGAAAATGTACCAAAATCTTTTGAAATTAAACTAAAAACACAAAAAGAAAAATGAAGAAAATATGCAGAACAAAAAATGCAAGCTCTAGATAAAGAATTTGAAATTTATGAAAAAGAATTAAGCACAAATTCCAAGTTATCTAGACGAAAAAAAGAAAAATATCAACAATGAATTGATGATATGGACTTCAAATATTCATATTGGGAAAACTATGTTGATCTAAAAACAGAAACATATGAAAAAAGATATTTAACTCGGCGTATAAATAATGCCGAAATGGATGAAGAAGTTAGACAAATCATGAGTCTTGTTGGCCTAAGTGGTAATGAGAAAAAAAATGTTAATTTCTTATCTGGAGGAATGAAACAAAGAGTTGCTTTAGCAAGATCTTTAGTTATTGAGCCAGAAATTCTTTTATTAGATGAACCACTTAGTGCGTTGGATGCTAAAATCCGGGAAAAAATGCAAATTCTCTTAAGAGATATTCAACAAAAACTAAAATTAACTTTCATTTTTGTTACTCATGATCGGAATGAAGCGCTGCAACTAAGCGATCGCATTGCGATTATTCGGGATGGAAAAGTTGAACAATTTGCAACACCAAAGGAACTATATGATTATCCAATTAACAAATGAGTTGCAAATTTTATTGGTGATTCAAACTTTTTTGATGCAACTTTTGTCAAGGAAGGAAGAGTTAAATTTATTTCAAAAACATTTGATACAATCCACACTGAATTTAAACCAGGTCAAAAATTAGATGCCTTAATTCGCCCAGAAGACATTATTATTACTAAAACTAAAGCAAAGGCAAAATTAACTGGCCAAATCATTAAATCAACTTATAGTGGTATTTATTATAACTATGATATCAATCTCAAAGGAAAAATCATCAATGTTAAAACCCCTTCAAAACATGAAGTTGGAAAAGAAGTTTATTTAAACTGAGATATTGACTCAATCCACTTAATGCAAAAAGATGAAAAATTTGAAGAAAATCAAAATGAAATGGAGAGTGCAAATGACTAA
- the hrcA gene encoding heat-inducible transcriptional repressor HrcA, producing MDIKSRHLEIFKMIVETFFETGEPVGSKKLVERKNLSFSSATLRNIMSDLEKQGFLEKPHVSGGRVPSTYGLEYYTKYVAYNPKKFFNKNLNDILIKKRLKVDTTLDEAANLISKMAHFTVVATSNNKDERLKSIQLTPLDKNSAVIVIVTSSGNVQNKLFDFDEDIGLNDLRIAIRLFKERLIDTPMIELASKAKALLPLFKERIGNYERLFERFIKTIFVFEEKIQNKTYNKDAMILSKNISREELVVLLDLIEKHSVWSTIENNLDEDNKIKLDFSRENLNIISKKIDFENEKNIKEISIMGPKNIDIQESLETLDLLSILIKKGDK from the coding sequence ATGGATATTAAAAGTCGACATTTAGAAATTTTTAAAATGATTGTTGAAACTTTTTTTGAAACAGGCGAACCGGTGGGATCAAAAAAACTTGTTGAACGCAAGAATTTATCTTTTTCTTCAGCAACATTGAGAAATATTATGTCAGATTTAGAAAAACAAGGTTTTTTAGAAAAACCTCATGTTTCAGGTGGAAGAGTGCCATCAACTTATGGACTTGAGTACTATACAAAATATGTTGCATATAATCCTAAAAAATTTTTTAATAAAAATTTGAATGATATTTTAATTAAAAAAAGATTAAAAGTTGACACAACACTTGATGAAGCAGCTAATTTGATTAGTAAAATGGCACATTTTACAGTTGTAGCAACTTCAAATAATAAGGATGAAAGATTAAAAAGTATTCAACTAACACCATTAGATAAAAATTCGGCTGTAATTGTTATTGTCACAAGTAGCGGTAATGTTCAAAACAAATTATTTGATTTTGATGAAGATATTGGATTAAATGATTTAAGAATTGCAATTCGACTTTTCAAAGAAAGATTAATTGATACCCCAATGATTGAACTTGCTTCAAAAGCAAAAGCATTATTACCATTATTTAAAGAAAGAATTGGTAATTATGAAAGACTTTTTGAACGTTTCATTAAAACAATTTTTGTTTTTGAAGAAAAAATTCAAAATAAGACTTATAACAAAGATGCAATGATTTTATCAAAAAATATTTCAAGAGAAGAATTAGTTGTCTTGCTAGATTTGATTGAAAAGCATTCAGTATGATCAACAATTGAAAATAATTTAGATGAGGATAATAAAATAAAACTTGATTTCTCAAGAGAAAATTTAAATATAATTAGCAAAAAAATTGATTTTGAAAATGAAAAAAATATTAAAGAAATATCAATTATGGGGCCTAAAAATATTGATATTCAAGAATCACTTGAAACACTAGATTTATTATCAATACTCATTAAAAAAGGAGATAAATAA
- the era gene encoding GTPase Era, which translates to MKKICYVGLIGRPNVGKSTLLNNILNFDLSIVTNLAQTTRDNIKGIYNDVDSQIIFIDTPGIHKAEFLLSEKLNEKSYQTIKDVDVVLFLTPANEKLGTGDKYIINKIKELTNNKLLGIITKIDLIKEKELLDEKASQLKELGLETILGTGQGYQQTYYDLIDEIKKHAYEDELIYDEDQLSDVSLRFIAKEIIRETAINNLYQEIPHSIAISIEEFKENEGKNLPYHIEATIFVKNESQKGIVIGKNGNKIKTISMNARKRMTEIFEHRVNLFLKVKVDDNWVNNEQKIKRAGY; encoded by the coding sequence ATGAAAAAAATATGTTATGTTGGACTAATTGGTAGACCTAATGTTGGAAAAAGTACTTTATTAAATAATATTTTAAATTTTGACTTATCAATTGTTACTAATTTAGCACAAACAACACGGGATAATATCAAAGGCATTTATAATGATGTTGATAGTCAAATTATTTTTATTGATACACCAGGAATTCACAAAGCTGAATTTTTATTATCTGAAAAATTAAACGAAAAAAGTTATCAAACAATTAAAGATGTTGATGTTGTTCTATTCTTAACTCCTGCTAATGAAAAATTAGGAACTGGAGACAAATACATTATTAATAAAATTAAAGAGTTAACCAATAATAAATTACTTGGAATAATTACAAAAATTGATTTAATCAAAGAAAAAGAATTATTAGACGAAAAAGCCTCCCAATTAAAGGAATTAGGTTTAGAAACTATCTTAGGAACAGGTCAAGGATATCAACAAACCTATTATGATTTAATTGATGAAATAAAAAAACATGCTTATGAAGATGAACTAATTTATGACGAAGATCAATTAAGTGATGTTTCCCTAAGATTTATTGCAAAAGAAATTATTCGTGAAACTGCAATAAATAATCTTTATCAAGAAATCCCGCACTCAATTGCAATCTCAATTGAAGAATTCAAAGAAAATGAAGGAAAAAATCTTCCTTATCATATTGAAGCAACAATCTTTGTTAAAAATGAATCTCAAAAAGGGATTGTCATTGGTAAAAATGGTAATAAAATAAAAACAATTTCAATGAATGCAAGAAAAAGAATGACTGAAATTTTTGAGCATCGTGTTAATTTATTTTTAAAAGTTAAAGTTGATGACAACTGAGTCAATAATGAGCAAAAAATTAAGAGAGCTGGCTACTAA
- the gltX gene encoding glutamate--tRNA ligase, whose protein sequence is MKTVRTRYAPSPTGYLHIGGARTALFNYLFAKHFNGSFIFRLEDTDIARNVPGGEESQLNNLMWLGIIPDESPIKPNKKYGNYRQSEKLEIYQKIANKLVSKNLAYKAYDTADELSLQRKEQEDAKIPSFRYDPNWLKISDEEKKERDAKGQYSIRLKLKKNTIYAWDDLVRGKIEVNSDDIGDFVILKSDGYPTYNFAVVVDDHTMEITHVLRGEEHITNTPKQLAIYEALNWVPPIFGHLTIITNMEGKKLSKRDKSLKQFIEDYKNEGYQPHAIFNFLSLLGWTSKDSKEIMSHQELIENFDYERLSKSPSKFDIVKMEWFSKQYMKKVDNQEIINQINSPFSFEWNNLFVETYKQSASTINEIKNNLLIYENPKKDTDLKINNLEVVKTFLEFLKNVDFTIENIQKCIELTKQKLNLKGKDLFMPIRIATTYEEHGPELAKAIYLFGKEIVFERLSKWN, encoded by the coding sequence ATGAAAACAGTACGAACAAGATATGCACCAAGTCCAACTGGATATTTACATATTGGGGGTGCAAGAACTGCATTATTTAATTATTTATTTGCAAAACATTTCAATGGTAGTTTCATTTTTAGATTGGAAGATACAGATATTGCTCGAAATGTTCCTGGTGGGGAAGAAAGTCAATTAAATAATTTGATGTGACTTGGAATTATTCCTGATGAAAGTCCAATTAAACCAAATAAAAAATATGGAAATTATCGCCAATCAGAAAAACTAGAAATATATCAAAAAATTGCCAATAAATTAGTAAGTAAAAATTTAGCTTATAAAGCGTATGATACTGCTGACGAATTAAGTTTGCAAAGAAAAGAACAAGAAGATGCTAAAATTCCATCATTTAGATATGACCCTAATTGATTAAAGATTTCAGATGAAGAAAAAAAAGAAAGGGATGCTAAAGGTCAATATTCAATTAGATTGAAACTTAAAAAAAATACAATTTATGCCTGAGATGATTTAGTGCGGGGCAAAATTGAAGTTAACAGTGATGATATCGGTGATTTTGTAATTTTAAAAAGTGACGGGTATCCAACTTATAATTTTGCGGTTGTTGTTGATGATCATACAATGGAAATAACACATGTGTTGCGAGGTGAGGAACATATTACCAATACACCAAAGCAATTAGCTATTTATGAAGCTCTAAATTGAGTGCCACCAATTTTTGGGCATTTAACAATCATCACAAATATGGAAGGTAAAAAATTATCAAAACGTGATAAAAGTTTAAAACAATTCATTGAAGATTATAAAAATGAAGGTTACCAGCCACATGCAATTTTTAATTTCTTATCATTGCTAGGTTGAACTTCAAAAGATAGTAAAGAAATTATGAGTCATCAAGAATTAATTGAAAATTTTGATTATGAAAGATTATCAAAATCACCTTCAAAGTTCGATATTGTTAAGATGGAATGATTTTCAAAACAATATATGAAAAAAGTTGATAATCAAGAAATTATTAACCAAATTAATTCACCTTTTTCATTTGAATGAAATAATTTATTTGTGGAAACATATAAACAATCAGCTTCAACAATTAATGAGATTAAAAATAATCTTTTAATTTATGAAAACCCAAAAAAGGATACTGATTTAAAAATCAATAATCTTGAAGTTGTAAAAACATTTTTAGAATTTTTAAAAAATGTTGATTTTACAATTGAAAACATCCAAAAATGCATTGAATTAACAAAACAAAAATTAAATCTTAAAGGAAAAGATTTATTCATGCCAATTCGAATTGCAACAACCTATGAGGAACATGGTCCAGAATTAGCAAAAGCAATTTATTTATTTGGGAAAGAGATTGTATTTGAAAGATTATCAAAATGAAACTAA
- the ybeY gene encoding rRNA maturation RNase YbeY, which translates to MHNLNIKNRSFFCFKFKEDFLNILQKAKEEFNSKKDISIDLLFVTKFRMKKLNYLYRQKNYTTDILSFPFEAENELSFLELLELGQIIMSPWKIIKQAKEFNHSIRREFCYIFAHGVAHLFGFDHQTKEEEKIMNDHVENIMTKLNIKR; encoded by the coding sequence ATGCATAATTTAAATATTAAAAACCGTAGCTTTTTTTGCTTCAAATTTAAAGAGGATTTTTTAAATATTTTACAAAAGGCAAAAGAAGAATTTAATAGCAAAAAAGATATCTCAATTGATCTTTTATTTGTTACTAAATTTAGGATGAAAAAACTAAACTATTTGTATCGCCAAAAAAACTATACCACGGATATTTTAAGTTTTCCATTTGAAGCAGAAAATGAGCTTAGTTTTCTTGAATTATTGGAACTCGGACAAATTATTATGTCACCTTGAAAAATAATTAAACAAGCTAAAGAATTTAATCATAGTATAAGAAGAGAATTTTGTTACATTTTTGCACATGGTGTTGCACATCTATTTGGTTTTGATCACCAAACAAAAGAAGAAGAAAAAATTATGAATGATCATGTCGAAAACATTATGACAAAATTAAATATTAAAAGATAG
- the plsY gene encoding glycerol-3-phosphate 1-O-acyltransferase PlsY, whose translation MFNWQYVWVNLIILLIGYLLGSINISILISKKWKKDIRNCGSNNAGATNALRVFGIKFAILVFCFDLLKSFIPTMIVFFVKSSLNNQFIIPLFAGLGAFIGHIIPCFFKFKGGKGVASYFGMILAFDLITFLLLAWFYIILVLITRYISISSVLTVIIFAFISFIPYYYSTWVLSFINKNIPQWSHSYILVFASILILLKHIPNYIRFSNKEEKKINFKKISN comes from the coding sequence ATGTTTAATTGACAATATGTATGAGTTAATTTGATAATTTTATTGATTGGTTATCTACTGGGATCAATTAATATTTCAATCTTAATATCTAAAAAATGAAAAAAGGATATTAGAAATTGTGGTTCAAATAATGCAGGCGCAACAAATGCCTTGCGTGTTTTTGGAATTAAGTTTGCAATTTTAGTTTTTTGTTTTGATTTACTAAAATCCTTTATTCCAACAATGATTGTGTTTTTTGTTAAAAGTAGTTTAAATAATCAATTTATTATTCCTTTATTTGCAGGACTAGGAGCATTCATTGGACATATTATCCCATGTTTTTTTAAGTTCAAAGGTGGTAAGGGTGTTGCTTCATATTTTGGGATGATCTTAGCTTTTGATTTAATAACATTTTTATTGTTAGCATGATTTTATATTATCTTAGTTTTAATTACAAGATATATTTCAATTTCTTCAGTTCTAACTGTAATTATTTTTGCATTTATATCATTTATTCCATATTATTATTCAACTTGAGTTTTATCTTTTATTAATAAAAATATTCCGCAATGATCCCATAGTTATATTTTAGTTTTTGCTTCAATTTTAATTTTGTTAAAACATATTCCTAACTACATTAGATTTTCAAATAAAGAAGAAAAGAAAATAAATTTTAAAAAAATTAGCAATTAA
- the grpE gene encoding nucleotide exchange factor GrpE produces the protein MQNFNKFDNVIFELGKKESPKDKFDFKKYSYIWDYDEIDPLILEIMQNGKKINDKEISWKNKKLSYLLKIISIKKVNSKVKELIEKTQSLENETKSIENKLKLQEESINNLNAQIDMLQNKAIEEANLFKQEVLNIQKKAQETINEHKQKTTQHQEQQAEEIKMYALQSLLEKLIQPLNNFEIAITVAQKIDNDVLKNFITGFNMLYKQVEDILIEIGLTKIIPQVGDVFDANFHQAYELVNSDFEKDTILEIKNIGYKLHDRVIKPALVVVAK, from the coding sequence ATGCAGAATTTTAATAAATTTGACAATGTAATTTTTGAACTAGGTAAAAAAGAGTCACCAAAAGATAAATTTGATTTCAAAAAATATTCCTATATTTGGGATTATGATGAGATTGATCCATTAATTTTAGAAATCATGCAGAATGGTAAAAAAATCAATGATAAAGAAATTAGTTGAAAAAATAAAAAATTATCTTATCTTTTAAAAATAATTTCAATTAAGAAAGTAAATTCTAAAGTGAAAGAATTAATTGAAAAAACGCAATCTTTAGAAAATGAGACTAAATCAATTGAAAATAAATTAAAATTACAAGAAGAAAGCATTAATAACTTGAATGCCCAAATTGATATGTTACAAAATAAGGCAATTGAGGAAGCAAATTTATTTAAACAAGAAGTTCTTAATATTCAAAAGAAAGCACAAGAAACAATTAATGAACATAAACAAAAAACAACTCAGCATCAAGAGCAACAAGCAGAAGAAATAAAAATGTATGCTTTACAATCACTTCTTGAAAAATTAATTCAGCCCTTAAATAATTTTGAAATTGCAATTACTGTTGCACAAAAAATTGATAATGATGTTTTGAAAAATTTTATTACTGGATTTAACATGCTTTATAAGCAAGTTGAAGATATTTTAATAGAAATTGGATTAACAAAAATAATTCCACAAGTTGGTGATGTATTTGATGCTAATTTTCATCAGGCGTATGAATTAGTTAATTCAGATTTTGAAAAAGATACAATTTTAGAAATAAAAAATATTGGCTATAAATTACATGATCGTGTTATTAAGCCAGCTTTGGTTGTTGTTGCAAAATAA